A genomic stretch from uncultured Cohaesibacter sp. includes:
- a CDS encoding DUF1489 domain-containing protein, whose translation MTVHILKLCVGVDSVDDLERWIEHKRYLQSLAGEPEEHIHTTRMSPKRRDEILDGGSLYWVIKGMILARQPIIDLRQITGEDGISRCQIVMEPTLIRTESQPKRAFQGWRYLKDTEAPRDLDPLREDDDLPADFRRELADLGLL comes from the coding sequence ATGACAGTTCATATTTTAAAATTGTGCGTTGGTGTCGACAGTGTCGACGATTTGGAACGATGGATCGAGCATAAGCGATATTTGCAGTCGCTTGCGGGCGAACCTGAAGAGCATATTCATACCACGCGCATGTCGCCCAAGCGACGGGATGAAATCCTCGACGGGGGCTCTCTCTATTGGGTGATCAAGGGTATGATTCTGGCTCGCCAGCCGATCATTGATCTTAGGCAGATTACTGGCGAAGATGGCATCTCAAGGTGTCAGATTGTGATGGAGCCCACGTTGATACGCACCGAATCCCAGCCAAAGAGGGCCTTTCAGGGATGGCGCTATCTCAAGGATACAGAGGCGCCCAGAGACCTTGACCCCTTGCGCGAAGATGATGATCTGCCCGCCGATTTCAGGCGCGAATTGGCCGATCTGGGGCTTCTCTAG
- a CDS encoding VWA domain-containing protein: MDKKQDQLVEKSTQTTPDVRSDKGEVAAFLSKAKLVRKAQEARGLKPASGQLLFALDATMSRQPTWDVACSLQKEMFEVAETHGGLACQLVYFRGTSECRASRWTRSAADMIGWMERFDCRAGRTQIGRILQHVKNEVQETKIDAVVYVGDCLEEDPDVIVGLAGDIALKGVPVFVFQEGHDAMAAHVFKAIARLTGGAYGQFDAGAKVKLADYLKGIAAYAASGRDVTRLPQDLQKQLPKPTSSR; this comes from the coding sequence ATGGACAAGAAGCAAGATCAGCTGGTTGAAAAATCAACCCAGACCACGCCGGACGTCCGCTCAGACAAGGGCGAGGTGGCGGCGTTTCTCTCCAAGGCGAAATTGGTGCGCAAAGCGCAGGAAGCTCGCGGCCTGAAGCCTGCCAGCGGTCAGCTTCTGTTTGCCCTTGATGCCACCATGTCGCGCCAGCCGACTTGGGATGTTGCCTGCTCCTTGCAAAAGGAAATGTTCGAGGTGGCCGAGACCCATGGCGGCCTTGCGTGTCAGCTTGTTTATTTTCGTGGCACGAGCGAATGCCGCGCCAGCCGTTGGACGCGTTCTGCTGCAGATATGATCGGCTGGATGGAGCGGTTTGATTGTCGGGCAGGGCGTACGCAAATCGGACGGATCTTGCAGCATGTGAAGAATGAAGTTCAGGAAACCAAGATTGACGCCGTTGTCTATGTCGGGGATTGTCTTGAAGAAGATCCCGATGTGATTGTCGGGCTGGCCGGTGATATCGCCCTTAAGGGTGTGCCGGTGTTCGTCTTCCAAGAGGGACATGATGCCATGGCCGCGCATGTCTTCAAGGCGATTGCACGATTGACCGGTGGTGCTTATGGTCAATTCGATGCAGGGGCCAAGGTGAAATTGGCTGATTATCTAAAGGGCATTGCCGCTTATGCGGCATCTGGCAGGGATGTGACCCGTTTGCCGCAAGATTTGCAGAAGCAATTGCCCAAACCAACTTCCTCACGATAA